CAGCTCGGCCCAGGCGAAGTTCTCGCCGATGCATTTGCGTCGTCCGTCGCCGAAGGCGAGAAATGATCCACGGGTGGCCGCGGCCTCTCCGCGCGTCCAGCGGTCCGGGTCGAAACGCTCGGGATCCGGGAAGACCTCCGGGTCGTGCTGGTGGAGGTACGGGCTCCATACGACGTCTGCGCCTGCCGGAATGGCGTGTCCGCCCAACTTGGTGTCTCGGGTCGCGGTGCGCGTCACCATCCAGGCCGGCCCGTACTTGCGCACGGCTTCCTGCAGCACGCTGCGGGCGTAGTGGAGCTGGTCGACGTCGGTATAGCGAAGCGGTCGGTCCTGGCAGACAGAGGTGAGCTCGGCGCGCAGGCGTTGTTCGACGTGCGGGTGCTGGCTGATCTCGTACAGGGACCAGGCGAGGGTGGTACCGGTGGTCTCGATGGCTCCGGTCAGCAGGGTGATGGCTTCGTCCTGGAGCTGCTGACGGCTGAGGGGCTCTGGTGCGGTGAGGAGCGTTTCGAAGAGACCGGTGGGACGGTCGGCGTGGGGGCACCCGGTGGCCTGCGTCGTCGTCGCGGACGTGGTGGACAGTCGGCTGGTGTGGTGGTCGATGGCCTGGTCGATGAGCGTGCGCAGGCGGGCCACCCGGGCCGCGTGGGCACGGTTCGCCGGCAGTGGCAGCCGGTTGGCCCAGGGCGGCAGGATGGTCTGACGGATGGTTCCTTTCATGATGGCCGGCATGAGGGCGGTGAATTCCTCTTGCAGGTGGGGTGGCAGGTCTGTGCCGAACAGTGCGACGAGGAAGGCTGCCAGGGTCAGGTTGTTCATGTCGGCGAAGACGTCACGGTGTTCGCCGTCCTCCCAGGCGTCGACCATGGACTGAACCTGGTTGATCATGGCGTCGCCGCGGGTGG
This region of Streptomyces ambofaciens ATCC 23877 genomic DNA includes:
- a CDS encoding cytochrome P450 translates to MTTPPFTPTPTAPGSLPLIGHAHRLARTPLPFMASLREHGSVVRIRIGTAPAYVVTDPALTRKVLVTDAADFTKGGKIIDALRVFFGDGLATVADGDVHLRNRRLMQPMFNKAHIATRGDAMINQVQSMVDAWEDGEHRDVFADMNNLTLAAFLVALFGTDLPPHLQEEFTALMPAIMKGTIRQTILPPWANRLPLPANRAHAARVARLRTLIDQAIDHHTSRLSTTSATTTQATGCPHADRPTGLFETLLTAPEPLSRQQLQDEAITLLTGAIETTGTTLAWSLYEISQHPHVEQRLRAELTSVCQDRPLRYTDVDQLHYARSVLQEAVRKYGPAWMVTRTATRDTKLGGHAIPAGADVVWSPYLHQHDPEVFPDPERFDPDRWTRGEAAATRGSFLAFGDGRRKCIGENFAWAELQIILATILQNCSHLQLTTRPPRPQAVVTVKPDRLTMSYSRPTTTRNEDDEGQAHCPTAQPSTP